GATCGCGAAGAAGGTCCTGCCGGACCAGTACCGCGTGGTTTTCTCCGGGGGATCGCAGGCATACAAGGAATCGTTCCAGAGCTTGATCTATGCGCTCATCCTGGGGATTTTCGTGGCGTACATGGTGCTCGCGACGCAGTTCAACAGTTTTGTGCATCCGTTCACCGTGCTCCTGGCGCTGCCGTTCAGCGTCACGGGCGCCTTCCTGGCGCTCTTTGCGAGCGGGAACTCCCTGAATCTCTACAGCATGCTGGGCCTCATCCTCCTGATGGGGATCGTCAAGAAGAACTCCATTCTTCTGGTGGACTTTACGAACGTGCGGCGCACGCAGGGGATGGGCGTCAGGCAGGCCCTGCTGGATGCCTGCCCGGTGCGGCTCAGGCCGATCCTGATGACCTCGGTGGCGACGATAGCCGCCGCGATCCCCGAGGCGCTGGCGATCGGGCCGGGGTCGGAGATCATGGTGCCCATGGCGATCGCGGTGGTCGGCGGGGTGGCGTTCTCCACCGCGCTGACGCTCTTTGTCGTGCCCTGCGCCTACGAGATATTCTCGAAGCTTGAGCGGCAATCCTTCGGCGCCCCGGAGGAAACGATGCGCACGGGAAAGCCATGTGGACGAGAAGCGCCATCACGAGGAGGCAATAGCCCGACTCCAGGAGCAATACGACCGCCTTCAGAGTCGCATTGATGCGAAATGCATTCCTACCGCAACTAATCGTGATAGTATCAGTTGCGCAAGTTTTACATGAGCGAAGTGGATAAGCCATTTACACAAAAACTCCCATAGGCCATCTGGCGTGAGATGGTGTGTTTTTGCACCATTCAATCTTACCCTCAGCGCATAATTATTCCCAAATCAACATCCTCATATCCCGATATACAGCTACCGATACCTCGCGGAATGACCCCCAATGGAACAAGGCCGACGATCACATGGAAGTCCAATTCTCCATCTCCGGATGGGATTACATCCGGGATAGACGGTATCGAGAAGAGCGTCTTTGTTTGGGCCTTCCCTATCCCGTGCGGCGCCCTTGCCAGACGGTGAACGCCCTTACGCAATGATCGGGTATTGCCAGGGACAAAGGAATAAAAATCGCTGGCTGCCATAATCCCTCCATACGCGTCACAAGGGGTCAGGAGAGGTTGTACGCTGACTTCGATCGCAAATGCCTCGCCCACTCTTGGAATGTTGTTGCTCATCTTGATATCCAGAAGCGGTGTTGGTGTCTGTGTCGGCGTCGGTATTGGTGTTGGTGTGTCCGGTTCAACAAACGCATAAACGGCATTGTCGTCGGATCCCGCATAGACCCTGCCGTATGAATCTATTGATGGAGAAGAAGCGACGTCGCCTTCCGTTCTATAGCTCCATTGGAGCGCGCCGGATGAGGCGATAGCATAAACGTTGTTGTCGCAGGACCCCACATAAGCTTTGCCTGTTCTGTCCATCGCAGGGGAGGAAGAAATGTCATTTCCCGCGGCATAACTCCACTCGAGAGAACCGGTGGAATTGAGCGCATAAACATTGTTATCACAAGATCCGAAGCGAACCGCTGGACCATAAAGGGCGGGGGACGAAACGACGTCATCTCCCGTCAGGTAACTCCATATAAGCGCCCCATCAGAAGCACCGAGCGCATAGAAATTATTATCATTGCTCCCCACGCAAACTGCTCCATCAACTGCTCCATAACCTGCTCCATATTTGACTATGGCGGGAGAGGATAGGACATCATCCCCTGTCGCATAACTCCATCTAAGCCAGCCGTCCCACGAACGGGCGTAAACGATATTGTCATGAGAGCCTGTATAATAAGAATAATCGGACATGGCGGGCGAAGAAAATACGGGCCCGCCGGTGAGGCATCTCCAGAAAAGGGTTCCCGGCTGTGTCTGGGCAGAATACTCCATATCCCATAATTTTATGGCATCACTCTCCTCCTCCTCAGAACCGCAACGAGGTAAGTTGCATATTGGAGTCGCTGTCGGTGTGGGAGGAGGGGCAGGCTGTCCTATAAATGCATAAAGCGCTCCATCATGAGATCCTATGCTTACAATATCATGGCCTGCATGATAATAGGTGCTTATC
This is a stretch of genomic DNA from Candidatus Auribacterota bacterium. It encodes these proteins:
- a CDS encoding PQQ-binding-like beta-propeller repeat protein, with the translated sequence MTYEIASETGKLAWSYVTGGKVTSSPSVTAGRIYFGSCDNGLYALTWDGVLKWRYASSDDIVSSPAVEYDGTVYAGAMDDNIYAIGWNGSLLWSYSSSDSVSSSPAISTYYHAGHDIVSIGSHDGALYAFIGQPAPPPTPTATPICNLPRCGSEEEESDAIKLWDMEYSAQTQPGTLFWRCLTGGPVFSSPAMSDYSYYTGSHDNIVYARSWDGWLRWSYATGDDVLSSPAIVKYGAGYGAVDGAVCVGSNDNNFYALGASDGALIWSYLTGDDVVSSPALYGPAVRFGSCDNNVYALNSTGSLEWSYAAGNDISSSPAMDRTGKAYVGSCDNNVYAIASSGALQWSYRTEGDVASSPSIDSYGRVYAGSDDNAVYAFVEPDTPTPIPTPTQTPTPLLDIKMSNNIPRVGEAFAIEVSVQPLLTPCDAYGGIMAASDFYSFVPGNTRSLRKGVHRLARAPHGIGKAQTKTLFSIPSIPDVIPSGDGELDFHVIVGLVPLGVIPRGIGSCISGYEDVDLGIIMR